In the Armatimonadota bacterium genome, AGTAGAGGCAAGAGCCGGGGGCTGAGGTAATCTACTCCCTCAGCCCTCGTGTCTCAGCCCTCAGCCCTGGAGGATGTTGGTATGGCAAAGGCCGAAAATAGGATCGTGATATCGCTTGCCTGCTCTGAATGCAAAGAGCGCAACTATCACACCACTAAGAATCGTAAAAACACGCCGAACCGGCTTGAACTGAACAAGTTCTGCCCGCGCTGCCGCGCCCACAAGATGCACCGTGAAGCCAAGTAAGGTGATATAATGCGGATGGGCGGTTCGCGCCGCCCTTGTCACAGGGGTATAGCTCAGCTGGTAGAGCAGCGGTCTCCAAAACCGCAGGTCGCGGGTTCGATCCCTGCTGCCCCTGCCAAACTGGAACTTGGAAGAGAGACGATGGAGGTTGGACCCGAACGGTTCTACCTCCGTCTTGCTTTTTGGCGCCGAATCCTTCTCGCTATCTCGGCGTCGAACCACCGATACTAAGCACATGACTATCACGACAATAATGGTCGGTTCCCTCAGCGTGCTCCTCGCCTCGTCTGCGTTGGCGGCTCCCCGCCGCCACGCCAAAGTGCGCATCATCGCGGTCCAGATGAAAGTATCGATGGACATGTACCGCGATGCGGCGACCTTCAGGCAGGCGATGGACAGCGTTGTCTCCAAAGCTGCCGGGCGGCGCGCCCGGAACTGCCCAACCCTGGTTGCACTGCCCGAGGACGTCGGCCTCGGTCTCGTCTTCCTGGGGCATTGGGATACTGTCAGGAACGCGAAAGATATCCGCGATGCGGGAGCGCTGCTGGGTGCCAGGCTGGGGCAGGCCGTAGCGGCCAATGCGGCACGGCACCGCGTCTCCCCTACCCGCGCGCTGCTTATCACCGCGAACGACCTCTACCTTCGCGACGCGTACTACCGCACCTTCAGCGAACTCGCTGCCAGACATAAGGTCTATCTGGCTGCCGGAAGCGCGCCCCTGAGCCGGCCCGGGTCTCCGGACGTTACAAATCGCGCCGTGCTGTTCGGCCCGGATGGCAAGATCCTGGGCGAGTGGGACAAAGTCCATCTCATCGACCTGGAGGGCCCCGCGGGACTCGATCTGGCCCCAGGAAAGGTCGAGGACCTCGCAGTCGTGAATACGCCCTTCGGCAGGGTGGGCACATCGGTATGCTGGGATGGCTTCCACGACGACGTCCTGGACCACCTGGTGGCCCGTGGAGCGCATTTCATCCTGCAGCCCTCGTTCAATCCGGGGGCGTGGACGAAGGAACAGGAGGCGGACTGGTCCACCGGCCTGTGGCAGCGCCTCCAAACCCGGCCGGGCGTGGTGGGAATCAACCCCATGGCCGTCGGTAATCTCTTCGATGTCGTCTGCGAGGGCAGGACCAATATCGTCGGCGCCGAAGCGCCCCCCGGCGGCTATTACGGCCGGGCCAAATCGCCTGCGGATCCGGGAATGCTCCTGGTAGACGTGTACTGAATAGGTCTACGGTGATTCCGCCCGGTTCCCGGGAGTAACGCCGCCAATTCCCGTGACGCCGGCGTCCCTGCCGGCATCTCACGTCCCATAAATGAACCGGGCGCCCTTACAGGCGCCCCATTCATCCAACTGTACGCGGTCCGGCGCGTACGCCTTTCCCAACTCAATCGCCACGGTGAATCATTCGGCCTGGCGCGTGGTGAGTTCTTCCAGAGAGAGCATCTTGTTCTGCACAGCGTACAGGACTGCCTGTGTGCGCGATTGCAGGTTCAGTTTGTCCAGAATGTTGTGCATGTGCGTGTCCACAGTCTTCAGGGACGAATGGACTTCCTCGGCGATCTCGCGGTTGCTCTGCCCGCACGCCGCGCGCTTGAGGATTTCGAGTTCGCGGGGACTCAGCCGTGGGGCTTCGCGAACGGCCTGATCGCGGCGCCAACCCAGTGTCTCCGCCGGGATACCGGAGGTGACGCGCCGGATGACGTCAAGCAGGCCGGCGATCCCGGTTTGCTTGGATACGAAACAGGCGTCGTGCCCGACGACCTCGGCCGCCGCGCGCCACTCGCTCTGGTCCGTCAGGATCACAGCGGCGCATTTCCTGCTCTTGCGATACTCCGCAATGGCCTGAAACACCGCGTCCATTCCAGGGTAGTAGCCCGCCAGAATGACGTCCGGAGCGCTCTTCATCAACGCGGCGCCAACGTCCTCTCCGCCGCTCGACGCGGCGACCCACACCCCTTCCGCCTCGTTGATCGTATTCGCGGTGATTTCCCTGACCAAGCGTCGGCGTTCTATTAGGAACACCCCAACCGATTTGTCTGCGTTGCCCAGCACAGCGCTTCCTCCTTGAGACCGAGCCTATCGAACGAGAATTCCGTCCAATGATCTTGTACCATGCCTGGGTGTTCAACTGAGGGGATTAATGCTGGCCTCCAGGACGAATGTTGCACCAGCGAATGCTGGACGGGAGTCATACTTTTCCCCTATGCCCGGCCGCTTAGGCGGACAATCGAGGCAACGGGATGACGCCAAACGGAGGCAGCCGGGGTAATCCCGGCTGACGGGGATCCGCGGTTTCCAGGACCCTCTCAGGCGCGGTTGAGGGCGGCGCCGTCCTGGATGTGCCACAGCGCCGCTTCCACGCTGGGAAACACGGGACGCGAAAAGCCGAGGTATTGATCGAAGAACCCGTAGATGGACTCCGGTGCGACGATGAGCAGGTTGCTCCATCGGTCCTCGGGCCATTGGAAACGCATCCCGGCCAGCATCGCATCGAGCCTCGAGACCTCGCGGACATCGAGCACAACCGGCTCCTGGCCTGCCAGAGGATGCTGGGCGAGCATGTCCCCAAGCTGAACGGCGGCATTGGCATCAGGCTCTCCGACGCATTCCAGGATAGGGATGCCGAACAGGCTTCGCCGGACAACGTGAAACGGCCCGGGATCGGCGCTGTTCCCCACGCTGAGTTCAAACGGGCTGCTGTGCCGGGACACACCGCGGGGCAGGTCCTTGCACAGCCGGTCCCACCGCACCTTGTCCCAAACCTCAACACCCTCGCCGATTCCAACCACGGCAACGTCCGCGCCGGGACGAACGTGGGCGAATTCCCGAAGGGGCGCCGGGACCAGGAACCGGCCCGTACGCTCGTGCGCCCGGGCCTCATGCGCCGCGGAAAGATAGAAACGCTGGAATGTAACGCTGGCGCTGAAACGGGTCATCACCTGGCTCCATTGGTCGGCGCTGACAGCCAGCAGACAGCCTCCGAGGCCCTTCGTCAGGACAAATGGATCGCCTAAAAGGGAACGGAAGCGTTGGGGCATAGTGACCCGTCCCTTGGGATCCACGGTATAGACAAAGGTGCCAGAGAACATTCGAAGGTCCTTTCGCAGGGTGTTAAATGAAATAGCAGGAACAATGACGCTCAGGTGTTAAGGAAATTGACACCTTTGTATAAATCATTGGCAGCGAGGCCGCGGGCCTTGAGGGCAGAACCATACGTAACATGTACATATTTCCAGCCCTTACCTACACTGGGTAACACCCCCACCGCAGGGTCTGCCACGATTTATCACCTGGACCAATGCGCCGTCCTGGGATCTCCGCGTTCAATCTGAGATTGGAGGTGCCACACGGTGGTCAGATTGCACAGTCGACTCCTCGGAGAAGACATTATATGCGTCGAGGATGGGCAGAAATCCCCTGAGGAACCCGGGATCGTCTGCTATACCCGCGGCGAATTGGCCGCGCTGAAGGGGTTGGACCCGGCGGCGGTGAAGGCCGTTCATCGTGCCAAAAAACACTTCGGGGGCAAATACATCGGCCCGAGCCCGGCCGGCGGCTAACCCGCGCCACACATGGATGCGTTCGCTCTCGTACAACTTCGTCTCGGGCGCATCCCCTCGTTGAGCGCGTTCAGGCCCTGAATTGACCGTAAACCGCTCAGGGCCTAATAATGTTCCCGTGAGTATACGCTTCCCACGGCTCCTGTTTCCGATTGCCGCTGCCTTGCTCCTCGCCGGTTGCGCACGCGCGCCTCAGCGCCCCTTCATCAGCCTCTGGATCGTTGACTGGAATCAGGACACAAAGGACCTGCTCGACAAGCAGATTCTCCCCGCCTTCGAACGCGAACACAAAGTGGACGTGCGCGTACAGTATCTGGACTGGGGGCATCTAGACGAGAAGCTCACTATCTCGTTCGCCGGTGGTGTCCAGCCGGACGTTTTCCAGTTGGGCGCGGAGTATGTTGGCAGCATGGCGTATCGCCGGCAGGCCATGGAACTCGATGATCTGGTAAAGGATTGGCCGGAAACCGGCGACTTCATCCCGTCTGCCTGGAGCACTGTCTGCGCGGACAATCACGTTTACGGCGTGCCGTACCTCAGCGCGCCCCGTGCTCTGGTATACCGCAAGGATCTCTACCGCAAGGCGGGCCTCCCCTTCCCTCCGAAAACCTGGGCGGAATGGGCGAAGGCCGGCAGCATCCTCTCCGAAAAGAATGAACGCGGCTCCCTCACCCGCGCCGGCATCAACCTCAGCGCAGGCGTGAACTGGACGACCTTCATCACCCTGTTGTGGCAGAACGGTGGCGACGTCCTGACCGCGGACGGCCGGCACGCGGCCTTCAACTCACCGCAGGGCGTTGAGGCGCTTCAATTCCTCTGCGATCTTTACGGAAAGTACAACGTCTGCCCTCGCGAGGGGATCCCGAGCTCTTCCGTGAGCGTGCCGTTGTTCGCTGCGGGACAGGCCGCTCAGGAGATGAACAACCAGTTCGCGATCAAGAACGTCCTCAAATACGCCCGGGAGTTCAGCATCAAGGACGTGGCGGTCGACGTAGCCCCCGCGCGCGACGCGACGAAAAAGCCCGTCGTCACCGTTTGGACCGATTGGCTCGCTATCAGCGCGGACACCCAGAAAAAAGACCTGTCGTGGGCCCTCGTGAAACACCTCACGCGGCCGGACAATCTCATCAAGTACAACGAAACGCAGTACTTCCTGCCGCCCATCCGCTCCGCGGCCAACAGTGATTACGTCCGGAACACGCCGTTCATGCCGAAATACCTGGAATTGATGGAACGCTACGGCAGGAGCCTGCCCCCCATCCCGGAGTGGTTTGAGATTCGCGCCGGCATCAAGAACGCCGTCGATTCCGCCGTTTACGGCACGAAAACGCCGAAGCAGGCCCTCGACGATTACGCCAGGACCGTGGATGCGATGATCGCGGAGAGGGAGCGCACACAGTGAACCCGGCAGGGCCTCCTCGGTATAAACGGTCGGCCGCCGAACGCCGGGAAGCCCGCGCGGCCTACGGGTTCCTCGCCCCGGCGATGGCGTTGTTTGTCGTCTTCGTCGCCATCCCGGTTGTCGCGGCCCTCTACCTGAGTTTCACCCGGTACGACATTTTTCACGCCCCGCTCTGGGTAGGCCTGGACAACTACCGGGCCCTCGAAACCGACACCGTGTTTCGGCAGAGCCTGGCGAATACGTTCTACTACGCCGCCTGCACCATCGTTCCGGGCATGAGCCTTTCGCTCCTCCTGGCGATGATTCTGAACGCCAAACTGCGGGGAATCACGTTCTATCGCGCGGCGTACTACCTCCCGGTGGTAACCTCGCTGGTCGCGGTCGCAATGATCTGGATGTGGCTGCTGCAGCCCGCCAATGGGCTCGTCAACCAGATGCTGGCCAACGTCTGGGAGCCATCGGTCCGGGCGTTCGGCCATCTGGTCCAGTTCATCACGTTCGGGCACGCCGGGCAAGGCTGGGCGCACTACCTGACTCAGCAGCCCACCTGGCTCGGCGATCCCACGGGCGACAAATATCTCAGCTTCCTGAGTTACCCTTTGAGCCTCGCCATGCGTTCCATCGTGATGGTGGCGTTGTGGTCCGGTCTCGGCTGGAATATGGTCATCTACCTTGCCGGCCTTCAGGGAATACCCGTCCACCTCTACGAGAGCGCTGTCCTCGACGGTGCGGGGCCGTGGGCCCGGTTCAGGCACATCACGTGGCCGCTGTTGAAGCCAACCACCTTCTTCATTTTCGTCACCAGTGTCATCGGCGCCAGCCAGGTCTTCGGGACCGTGTACGTAATGACTAACGGCGGCCCCAACAACACCACCACAACCATCGTCCACCAGATATTCCAGAACGCGTTCGCATTCCTGAAAATGGGATATGCAAGCGCCATGGCCTTCGTGCTCTTCCTGATCATCTTCGTGATCAGCATGATCAACTGGGTATTCCTGAAGGGCGACGTAGAGTACTCGTAAGGAGGCAGAAGGTACGGACTAGTCTGTAGACACTAGGCGGGCGGCGGTAGGCGAAAGCCGGCGGTTGGAAGCGGGTAGGCGGCTGATGTACGTGTTCGTAGTCTCCACGAGAAAGGCAGTCGGAAAATGGGCAGCGAACGCTTTGAGGATGTTGATGTCTGGAAGAGGGCGCACGGATTCGTGCTGGACGTTTACCGGCTGACCGAACGCTTTCCGAAGTGCGAGACGTTTGGTCTGACCTCTCAGTTGAGGCGGGCCGCGGTCTCTGTGCCTGCCAACTTCGCCGAAGGATTCAGGAAGCGGACCCATGCGGACAAGGGAAGGTACTACAACATCGCGCAGGCCTCCTTGGAGGAGTGTCGCTACTACCTCATACTGGCTCGCGATCTGCAATACGATGACACAGCCGCTCTCTCGCACGAGCTGGATGAAGTGGCCCGAATGCTGGATCGCTACGCGCGAGCCATGTTGCAGTCCGGGTAATTGCCTACTACCCACCGCCTACTGTCTACTGACTACTGTCTACTGACTACCGTCTACTGACTACCGTCTACTGACTACTGTCTACTGACTACTGTCTACTGACTACTAATGAATTACCTCCTCCCACTGCCGCGCCTGCCGCGACACATTTGCCTCGCCGCGATCGGCCTCACGCTCGCGGCCACGCTCAACGGGGTTTCTGCCATGCCTGCCAAATTGCCCGCATCGGAGTGGGTCAAGCGGATCGCTTCCGTTTCGAAACCGCTCCCATTCTCCATGACCATCGGAGGCCGCGGCATCCGCGACCTGCTCCCCGCCTGGGAAGTCCGCACAAAGGCGGCGAAAGGGCCCGACGGCCGCTCGGTTCGCACAACGACTTGGTCCGACCCCGCCACCGGCCTGCGACTGACCCGTGAGATGACGCAGTTTCCCGGTTATCCCGCGGTCGATTGGGTCCTGCGCATCGAAAACACCGGGAAAGCCGACTCTCCGCTCATCGAGGACGTCCTCCCGCTGGATGCGGAGATTTCGGCTCCGCTGCCCGGCGCGAACCCCTACGTCCTCCACCGGACAAACGGCGCCCCGGCGAACGCCACCGATTTCGAGCCGCGCACCGTCCAGTTGCCGCCCGGCGCTACCGAGTCACTCGGCGGCGGCGGCGGGCGCTCCTCCAACCGCGATTTCCCTTTCTTCAAGATCGAAGCCGCGGATGGCTCCCGCATCATTGCGGTCGGCTGGTCGGGCCAATGGGCGGCTCGCGTTGAGTGCGATGAGGATCGGCGTCTCCGCTTCACAGCCGGCATGGAGCGGACACATTTCGTCCTCCATCCGGGTGAATCCGTACGAACTCCGCGTATACTGATCCTCCACACGTCGGGTGATACCCTCGAGGGTAACGCCCGCTTCCGCGAGCTCATTCAGAAGTTCTACGCAGCGAAGCGCTCGGGCAAAACGCCGGAGCCGACCCTGTTCTGCAACACCTGCTTCACGCGCGGAGGTGGCTGGCTGAATGAGTGCAACGCCGAAAACCAGATCTCGCTCATCAAGGCGTATGCTCCCCTTGGGTTGGAGGCGCTCATCACCGACGCCGGCTGGTTCGAAGGCGGCTGGCCGGACGGCGCGGGAAACTGGACCCCGCGGAAGGATGCCTACCCGGACGGCATGCGCCCGGTCGCCGCTGCCGCCCGCGACAACGGGCTGATCTACGGCCTCTGGTTTGAACCGGAACGCGTGGTGAAAGGGACGGGGCTCTTCAAGGACCACCGCGACTGGATCCTGTCGGACGGCTCGCCGGAACAGGGATCGTTCCTGGCCGATTTCGGGCGAAAGGAAGTGCAGGACTACTTCTTCGACATCGTGAGCGGCTTTATGGCCTTGCCGGGCTTCCGGGTGTATCGCCAGGACTTCAACATGGACCCGCTGCCCAACTGGCGGCACACCGATGCGCCGGACCGACAGGGCATCTCCGAGATCCGTTACGTGGAAGGGCTTTACGCCTATTGGGACCGCATCGCCGCCGCTTTCCCGGACAGTCTTCGCGAGGAATGCGCGAGCGGAGGCCGGCGCATCGACATCGAGACAATCCAGCGGATGCACCTCCACCAGTCAACCGATTACTGGTTCAACGACAACGTGAACCAGGCACGTTGCTGGGGATACAGCCAGTATCTTCCCAACGGTGTGGTCACGGATCCCGTCAACAGCCTGGAACCGTATTCCGTTTACTCCGCCTTCGCGTCGTCGCTCTGCCTCGGCTGGATTGCGGACGACCCCGGCTTTGACGCCGCTCTCGCCAGAGGCTACACCGAACGGTACCGCGCCCTCCGCCATCTGCTGATCGGAGCCTGGTATCCGCTGTTGCCCTATTCGCGCGAACTGGATGCCTGGATGGCTTCCCAATACCATCGCGCCGATCTGGACGAGGGAATGATCGTCGCCTTCCGGCACTCAGACAGCCCGCGGGACACAATGGAAGTACGGCTTCACGGTCTCAGCCCGACAGCGAAGTACGAGATCACACCTGACGGCGCCGCCGGATTCACGCGTGTCTCCGGCAAGTCTCTGGCGGCCGGCTTCGACCTGACTATCCCGGCGAAACCGGGCTTCTCGCTCATCACCTACAAACGCATCCCTGCCAAGCCCTGACACCTGACGAAAGGAGGTCCGAGCCATGTCCGATTCCGGTCCATGGGTAACGCTTCTGGCCTGCGCCGTCTGCCTGCTGCCGGCCGTTTCCGCTCACGCGGCCGCAAGCGCTCCGCGTGCGCGCTTCATCCTGGATACAGACATCGGCGACGACATCGATGATGCCTACGCACTCGCGCTGCTCGCCTCGAGGCCAAACATTGAACTCTTGGGTGTGACAACAACATATGGTCAAACCCGCGAACGCGCCGAGATTGCCGCGAAGCTCCTGTCGGTGATGAGGCGCCCGGAGATCCCCGTCTTCGCCGGCCGCCGGGGCGCGGCGGAAATCCGCCGGCAGTACGATTGGGCCCGGGGGTACAAGAGCCGCTCGCTGCGCGCTGAGGACGCCGTATCGTTCATCAGGCGTCAGATTGAGCGTTACCCAGGCGAGGTCACGCTCATCTGCATCGGCCCGCTGACCAACATCGGAGACCTGATGTCGCGCTATCCCCAGGTCCGCAGCAAGATCGCCCGCGTCGTGATCATGGGAGGGTCGATCCTTCAGGGTTACGGCCCGACGGATCCGCCTGCCCCCGAATGGAACATCCGGTGCGATCCGGCGGCCGCGCGCGCCGTGTTCCAGAGCGGAGTTCCGCTGACCATGGCCGGCCTGGAGGTGACAACCGGCATGCGGCTGGACTCGGAGCGTCAGAAGCGCCTCTTCGCCGTCGGAACGCCAACCACGAATGCGCTGGCGGCGCTGACCAATCTCTGGGGCGGCGGAGTGCCCGTGCTGTATGACGTAGTGGCCGTGGCCCACGCGCTCGGTCACAGCCTCTGCGAGGGAGAGCCCCGCTGCGTTCGGATAGACGACGACGGGATGACCCGCGTTGTCGCGGGGCCCAGCAACGTGACGCTTCTCCTGCGCCCGCACGAACCGGCGCTTATGGACTGGTATATCGAGTCAATGCGCCCCCACGTGTGATGTCTTCTCGCGAGGGGGCCGGCCCCCCGGTTCAGCCAAACACGAGTGGGGGCGGGAAGGGAAATCCCTTCGTGCCCCCACTGCATAACGGTCTACGGTCGCTTATTGAGCGACGAAATGGTACGTTCTCGTGAGAGTGGAAGACCGCGGAACATCGTCCTGAATGGCCGGCTGCGCCTTGATCTGTTTCGCCGCGGCGATGGCGTACGGATCCAGTCGATGATCGGTCGACTCCAGCACCTTCACATCGACGATACTGCCATTCGCCTCAACGGTGAACTCCACTGTTACCGTGCCCTCCCCGCCTTCCTCACCGAGGAATGCCGGAATCTCGGGCTGCGGGAAGCTGGTGACCACGGCGACGGATCGGTTCGCGGTCCGGTTGACGTGATGCGGCTTCTCTGCCGGCGGTGGCGGCGGTGGCGGCGGCGGTGGTGGCGGTGGCGGCGCTTGGACAACGGGCTTTTCCACCGGCTTTTCGGACGGTCCGGGCGGCAGCGGGGCCGGCGTCGGAGTGCCGGTTCCTGTTCCGCCACCGGTGCCCGTCGCGTTTTCGTGAACGCCGAATCCCGCTCCGGAAGTGCCTGATCTCTGGCCACCCTCACCGAGTGACGGCATCTCTATGCCACGGGTGCTGCCCTTGCCGGCGTCGATACGCTGGCCCGGGTTGAACACCGGGAGGGGCGGCGGCTTTACCTTAAGCTGCTTGACCGGTTTCGACGGAGGCGGCGGAGGCAGTTTTTCCTTCTTGGGCGCGGGCTTGGGCTTCGCCGGCTCTTTTTTCGCGCGGGCAGCCATCTCGCGCTGCATCTCGATCTGCGCCCTCTTCACGTCCACGATCGCCAGCTGCGTTACGTCCACTTCCTTGGTCAGGCTGGCCGATGCGCGCTGGACCGTGTACGCGTGGATGAGCAGACTGACGAAAAGCGCTCCCGCGAACAGGCGGTTGGTGCCGTAATGCTTGAACCCGCTGCCGGGCATTTTCTGTTCTGTTTCGTTCAACATGCTATCTCAGACCCCCACTCTACCCAACACCTTCACCCGAGTAAGGGGATTTTTCTTTCAACTCAGCCGGCCGGAATCACCAGCGGCGCGCCGGAGCCCTTCACCTGGTCCACAATCGCGGCGCCCTCGGCGAACGACGCGTTATCCTCGACGTTGATCAGCACGGCCACGTCTCCGTTTCGCTTGTATTCCGCGGCGACAAGCGGCTGTATCTCGGAGATGGTCCGGATGTTCAGCTGGCCTTCTCTGTATGGCGTCTCATACGTGAGGAACAGTTTGCCCTTGATATCGTTTACGGTGATGCGGTTGACCGTCCCGCCGCCGGTACTGCCCGCCTTCGGGACGTCCGTCTGCAATCGGTTCAGTTCCGCCATGCTCAGCGCGCTCAGCATGGAGAACACCAGCAGGAAGAACACAACGTCGATCATCGGGATGATCTCGATGCGCCCCTTCTTTGATTTTCTGGATTTGAGTCGCAATGTGCCTCTCCCGTGCTATTTCTTCGTGGCGGGCGCTGCCGCACTTGACACGGTCATGATCGCGATATTCTTGGGATCGGCCTTGTACGCGGCGCCCATCAGCGCGCGGAACTCGCCCCAGGAGTTATCGCGGTCGCAGTTCATAATCACGAAGACTTCGGGATTCCTGTCCACTTGTGTCCGGAGTTCTTCCGTCAGTTGTGCCGGCTGAATCTGCTTGCGGTTGACGAACAGCCTCCGATCCGGGGTCAGCGTGACGAAACAACGCGTGGGCGTGCCGCCTTCGCTGTAAGCGGCGGCCGGCACGTTCACCTTTTCCGTATCGATGGCCGCCAGCGCCAACGAACTCAGCATGGAGAACACAAGCAGGAAGAACACCACATCGATCATAGGAATGATCTCGATGCGGCCCTTCTTCAAGTTGGATTGGTGTATCTTCATCGTCCCGCCTCGTTACCTCGAAACCGTTCTGTTGGTTTCTTCCCGGGACCGCATGGTGGAGATCACGTTCAGCAACTGGGTTGCGCGCAGTTCCATGGTCCCAACGATCTCGCGGACCTTATCCGTGAGGAGGTTGTAGAATACGAGGGACACAACGGCGACGGTAAGACCGGTCGCGGTTGCATACAAGGCTTCGGCCACGCCGCCTGTTACAGCGGTGATGTTCTTGGCGCCGGCGCCGCCCACAAAATGGAAGGCGCGGATCATTCCGGTAACCGTTCCCAGAAGGCCCAGCAACGGGGCCAATGTCACGATTGTGTCAAGCCATGCGAGCCGCTTGCTCAGCTCGGGAACTTCGGCGAGGGCGAGTTCCTCCATCGTGCGCTCGATCTCGGATTGGTCCAGTTTGTAGTTCCGAAGGCCGTTGGCGATGACCGCGGCGGCCGGGCCCTGCGTGTTCTCAGCCAGTTCAACGGCTGCCTTCACGTTTCCGGACATCACAGCGTCCTTCACGTCTTCCATCAGGCGTCCCGTATCCGAAGACGCGCGAAAAAGAGCGATCGTGCGCTCGATGATGACCGCGACCGCGATCACGGAGCAAATGAGCAGCGGCACCATGATGTATGGGCCGCCCTTCTGGATAAACTGAAAAAACTGATTCTGCATTCCTGAACTGTTCCTCCCGGACCCTTGCTTCCTTCCTGCTCGGGCCGTCTTATTCCATACGGATATTAGTATATTCGTCGCAAAGACCCGAATTGGAAGTGTAATACGCATGGCCACCAAGCATCGGATCTGCCTGGCCACGGTAGGGCGGCCGGTTTCCTCAACGATGGCCCGGGTGCGCTCCTATAGCTATCGACTGTTACCCCGGCAGCCAGGGTTCCCCGGGCCGGGCGCGTCGCCGGTTATCGGCGGGTATTCACGCACGCTTCGGTGTCAGGCGCGCACTCTCACTGGGCGCCGCGCCTTGACCGCGACGTCATGTCACGCTTATACTAATTCGGCACATGCGCCGACTGGCTTCACCAGGCCGCGCACAGTTTATCCGCTCCCCCGGGGTCCCCGCCGGAGGGACTGCTCAGCAGGAGTGACAATATATGAAGCATCTTCAACTAGAAGCCTGGACTAGAATTACGTCCGGAACCGCCGGAGCCGTGGCCGTCCGAAACGAAGGCTGCATCCCCGGCATCCTCCTTGGTATGAAAGAGACTCCGGTCCCCTTCAAAATCAAGGCCGGAGACATGACCCGCATCCTCAAGGCCGGCGGCCGGAACGCATTGGTCGACCTCAATCTCGATGGGCAGAGCACCTTCGCTATGATCAAGGAGTTCACCCGAAACCCCGTCTCGCGTCGCATCATCCACGTGGACTTCCAGAGGATTTCCGCCACGGAGGCTGTCGAAGCCGCGATCCCGCTT is a window encoding:
- the rpmG gene encoding 50S ribosomal protein L33, with amino-acid sequence MAKAENRIVISLACSECKERNYHTTKNRKNTPNRLELNKFCPRCRAHKMHREAK
- a CDS encoding nitrilase-related carbon-nitrogen hydrolase, whose product is MTITTIMVGSLSVLLASSALAAPRRHAKVRIIAVQMKVSMDMYRDAATFRQAMDSVVSKAAGRRARNCPTLVALPEDVGLGLVFLGHWDTVRNAKDIRDAGALLGARLGQAVAANAARHRVSPTRALLITANDLYLRDAYYRTFSELAARHKVYLAAGSAPLSRPGSPDVTNRAVLFGPDGKILGEWDKVHLIDLEGPAGLDLAPGKVEDLAVVNTPFGRVGTSVCWDGFHDDVLDHLVARGAHFILQPSFNPGAWTKEQEADWSTGLWQRLQTRPGVVGINPMAVGNLFDVVCEGRTNIVGAEAPPGGYYGRAKSPADPGMLLVDVY
- a CDS encoding response regulator transcription factor, with product MLGNADKSVGVFLIERRRLVREITANTINEAEGVWVAASSGGEDVGAALMKSAPDVILAGYYPGMDAVFQAIAEYRKSRKCAAVILTDQSEWRAAAEVVGHDACFVSKQTGIAGLLDVIRRVTSGIPAETLGWRRDQAVREAPRLSPRELEILKRAACGQSNREIAEEVHSSLKTVDTHMHNILDKLNLQSRTQAVLYAVQNKMLSLEELTTRQAE
- a CDS encoding sugar ABC transporter substrate-binding protein, coding for MSIRFPRLLFPIAAALLLAGCARAPQRPFISLWIVDWNQDTKDLLDKQILPAFEREHKVDVRVQYLDWGHLDEKLTISFAGGVQPDVFQLGAEYVGSMAYRRQAMELDDLVKDWPETGDFIPSAWSTVCADNHVYGVPYLSAPRALVYRKDLYRKAGLPFPPKTWAEWAKAGSILSEKNERGSLTRAGINLSAGVNWTTFITLLWQNGGDVLTADGRHAAFNSPQGVEALQFLCDLYGKYNVCPREGIPSSSVSVPLFAAGQAAQEMNNQFAIKNVLKYAREFSIKDVAVDVAPARDATKKPVVTVWTDWLAISADTQKKDLSWALVKHLTRPDNLIKYNETQYFLPPIRSAANSDYVRNTPFMPKYLELMERYGRSLPPIPEWFEIRAGIKNAVDSAVYGTKTPKQALDDYARTVDAMIAERERTQ
- a CDS encoding sugar ABC transporter permease, with protein sequence MNPAGPPRYKRSAAERREARAAYGFLAPAMALFVVFVAIPVVAALYLSFTRYDIFHAPLWVGLDNYRALETDTVFRQSLANTFYYAACTIVPGMSLSLLLAMILNAKLRGITFYRAAYYLPVVTSLVAVAMIWMWLLQPANGLVNQMLANVWEPSVRAFGHLVQFITFGHAGQGWAHYLTQQPTWLGDPTGDKYLSFLSYPLSLAMRSIVMVALWSGLGWNMVIYLAGLQGIPVHLYESAVLDGAGPWARFRHITWPLLKPTTFFIFVTSVIGASQVFGTVYVMTNGGPNNTTTTIVHQIFQNAFAFLKMGYASAMAFVLFLIIFVISMINWVFLKGDVEYS
- a CDS encoding four helix bundle protein, which gives rise to MGSERFEDVDVWKRAHGFVLDVYRLTERFPKCETFGLTSQLRRAAVSVPANFAEGFRKRTHADKGRYYNIAQASLEECRYYLILARDLQYDDTAALSHELDEVARMLDRYARAMLQSG
- a CDS encoding alpha-galactosidase, which gives rise to MNYLLPLPRLPRHICLAAIGLTLAATLNGVSAMPAKLPASEWVKRIASVSKPLPFSMTIGGRGIRDLLPAWEVRTKAAKGPDGRSVRTTTWSDPATGLRLTREMTQFPGYPAVDWVLRIENTGKADSPLIEDVLPLDAEISAPLPGANPYVLHRTNGAPANATDFEPRTVQLPPGATESLGGGGGRSSNRDFPFFKIEAADGSRIIAVGWSGQWAARVECDEDRRLRFTAGMERTHFVLHPGESVRTPRILILHTSGDTLEGNARFRELIQKFYAAKRSGKTPEPTLFCNTCFTRGGGWLNECNAENQISLIKAYAPLGLEALITDAGWFEGGWPDGAGNWTPRKDAYPDGMRPVAAAARDNGLIYGLWFEPERVVKGTGLFKDHRDWILSDGSPEQGSFLADFGRKEVQDYFFDIVSGFMALPGFRVYRQDFNMDPLPNWRHTDAPDRQGISEIRYVEGLYAYWDRIAAAFPDSLREECASGGRRIDIETIQRMHLHQSTDYWFNDNVNQARCWGYSQYLPNGVVTDPVNSLEPYSVYSAFASSLCLGWIADDPGFDAALARGYTERYRALRHLLIGAWYPLLPYSRELDAWMASQYHRADLDEGMIVAFRHSDSPRDTMEVRLHGLSPTAKYEITPDGAAGFTRVSGKSLAAGFDLTIPAKPGFSLITYKRIPAKP
- a CDS encoding nucleoside hydrolase, whose translation is MSDSGPWVTLLACAVCLLPAVSAHAAASAPRARFILDTDIGDDIDDAYALALLASRPNIELLGVTTTYGQTRERAEIAAKLLSVMRRPEIPVFAGRRGAAEIRRQYDWARGYKSRSLRAEDAVSFIRRQIERYPGEVTLICIGPLTNIGDLMSRYPQVRSKIARVVIMGGSILQGYGPTDPPAPEWNIRCDPAAARAVFQSGVPLTMAGLEVTTGMRLDSERQKRLFAVGTPTTNALAALTNLWGGGVPVLYDVVAVAHALGHSLCEGEPRCVRIDDDGMTRVVAGPSNVTLLLRPHEPALMDWYIESMRPHV